A DNA window from Schistocerca gregaria isolate iqSchGreg1 chromosome 2, iqSchGreg1.2, whole genome shotgun sequence contains the following coding sequences:
- the LOC126332988 gene encoding E3 ubiquitin-protein ligase SIAH1B-like yields MSRQAYPAEAAAPGTPRYRRANLAVPADRANWPQPPPPQPQPSKKSELILAAISAASMKISQKRVHPAAPQVERQQLQGKAAAPADVRVSEEEVLSVLECPVCFEYMEAPIYMCANGHNVCAVCLPRCRGACPSCRGALTASAARNLALERLAASAAGSPCRNAFAGCPERRLKASARAAHESCCPYEPLPCALGCGWRGANTSQQLRAHVLAAHARSATTVPDSDDSGRPLSAVQLGISQAGCFRSGDHVFFAFEHTFAYVKRFSVEERRLSLAVRFFGAADAACRFRYELCLQKGRDGDDYECTSFSRAVHHWSHDLSTVMEMKRCIVVDFETLVSFGKGTRTFKIVKIPERCHVAEERGVYRTELEPKTKVNTP; encoded by the coding sequence ATGAGTCGGCAGGCGTACCCGGCGGAGGCTGCGGCTCCAGGGACGCCCAGGTACCGGAGGGCCAACCTCGCGGTGCCGGCCGACCGCGCCAACTGGCCGCAGcctccgccgccgcagccgcagccctcCAAGAAATCCGAACTCATTCTGGCGGCCATCTCGGCGGCGAGCATGAAGATCAGCCAGAAGCGCGTCCACCCCGCCGCCCCGCAGGTGGAGCGCCAGCAGCTGCAGGGGAAGGCGGCGGCGCCCGCCGACGTGCGCGTCAGCGAGGAGGAGGTGCTGTCGGTGCTGGAGTGCCCCGTGTGCTTCGAGTACATGGAGGCGCCCATCTACATGTGCGCCAACGGGCACAACGTGTGCGCCGTGTGCCTGCCGCGCTGCCGCGGCGCCTGCCCCTCGTGCCGCGGGGCGCTGACGGCGTCGGCGGCGCGCAACCTGGCGCTGGAGcggctcgccgcctccgccgccggtaGCCCCTGCCGCAACGCCTTCGCGGGCTGCCCCGAGCGCCGCCTCAAAGCGTCGGCGCGCGCGGCGCACGAGTCCTGCTGCCCTTACGAGCCGCTGCCCTGCGCCCTCGGTTGCGGCTGGCGCGGCGCCAACACCTCGCAGCAGCTGCGCGCGCACGTGCTGGCCGCGCACGCGCGCAGCGCCACCACCGTCCCCGACAGCGACGACTCCGGGCGCCCCCTAAGCGCCGTCCAGCTGGGCATCTCCCAGGCGGGCTGCTTCCGCAGCGGCGACCACGTCTTCTTCGCCTTCGAGCACACGTTCGCCTACGTGAAGCGCTTCAGCGTGGAGGAGCGCCGCCTGTCACTGGCCGTGCGCTTCTTCGGCGCCGCCGACGCCGCCTGCCGGTTCCGGTACGAGCTGTGCCTGCAGAAGGGGCGCGACGGCGACGACTACGAGTGCACCAGCTTCTCGCGGGCGGTGCACCACTGGTCCCACGACCTGTCCACTGTCATGGAGATGAAGAGGTGCATCGTTGTCGACTTCGAGACTCTGGTCTCTTTCGGCAAGGGAACTAGGACCTTTAAAATAGTGAAAATTCCGGAGAGATGTCACGTGGCAGAAGAACGGGGTGTGTACCGTACGGAACTTGAGCCGAAGACCAAGGTTAACACACCATAA